In Notolabrus celidotus isolate fNotCel1 chromosome 22, fNotCel1.pri, whole genome shotgun sequence, the genomic stretch ATCTGATACAactttatgaaaaaggaaatgtgggaacatggggcccagctttgaaaaaaatcttaaaaatgtgggacctgtgggaacatagggctttGGGAACATAGgcctgtgggaacatagggctgtgggaacataggcctgtgggaacataggcctgtgggaacatagggctgtggaaacatagggctgtgggaacatagggctgtggaaACATAGGGCTgcgggaacatagggctgtgggaacatagggctgttggAACATAGgcctgtgggaacataggcctgtgggaacataggcctgtgggaacatagggctgtgggaacatagggctgtggaaacatagggctgtgggaacatagggctgtggaaacatagggctgtgggaacatagggctgtgggaacataggcctgtgggaacatagggctgtggaaACATAGgcctgtgggaacatagggctgtggaaacatagggctgtgggaacataggcctGTGGGAATATGGgcctgtgggaacatagggctttGGGAACATAGGGCTTTGGGAACATAGGCCTGTGGGAACATATgcatgtgggaacatagggctgtgggaacatagggctttTGGAACATAGGCATGTGGGAACATAGTGCATGTGGGAACACAGgcatgtgggaacatagggctttTGGAACATAGGCATGTGGGAACATAGTGCATGTGGGAACACAGgcatgtgggaacataggcacgctcctgttaaaagagagagaaatgaagagTGATAGTAAAAGTGAATACGAGGAAGACAGCACTGCAAATTAATGATGTTTCAGATCCTTGAGAAAATGCAGCAACTCTACAAAGTAAAAATACTTCACAACATCTTTATCAACTTAATCCAGCCATTTATAGATTCATCTATGTGTGTTGTGCAAGGGACGGTGTATGTCTCACATGCTATTCAAGACAAACATCCATGGCATTAATGCTTACTTAAACCCATGCTAGTGCTATaagtctgtgtgcatgtgtgtttgtgtaccaaTCCTCATGCAGAAGTCTAAAGCTAGTTGGAGAAATGCAGGCAAAGCTCAGATTTTTTGTGCCTATTTCTAAATGTTCTGACAAGTAAAATGCAGAGGAGCATCAGGATGTAGTAACAAgtgaacacatgcacacatagacACGCTGGTCTGCTCAATGAGAGCGCACCTGTTTTAATAGAAAGTCTCCATCTGTTCAGTGTGTTCGTACATTTTAATGAATGGaagctttttatgttttatgacacttttttttaaattgacaaaaagagacagaggaaaaagGCAAAGTGAGGGCtcatgatgagaaaaaaaaggatgaggGGTCCAGAAAAGAAGAGTGTAGGTGATTATGTGTCTGACAGGTAGTTATTAGACATAATGACTGTTCCCGACACATATAAGTGTTTTCATCAGCCAGCTGGTCAGATGAAACAAAATAATCACCAAACGTCAGCCTCGCTTTCCGTCCTGGCTTCCTTCTCTTTCATCTTTGTCGTCATCTGCCAtcgctcttcttcctctcctgcctctTATCTGTGTGCCAATCCAATCATCTTTCCCCTACGCTCCCATTTATCTTCCACCACTCCTCTCTCTTGCGTCCCAGATCCTGTGCCTCTCCTTCGCCAGTCGTCTGCAGCCAAATAAATGGCATCAATTCTTGGCCAACCTTCAGCTGGCTGCTTAAAGTGACTGACATTACTTTCTTATGATATGTAGCCTATATACTCACTCATGTACACCATCTCCAGAAGGCGAGATACTGATTACAAGTGGCCACAGGCATTCATCAGAGAGATTTTAATGTCACGTTACAATATCACATATCACACAACACGATATTGGCACTTTCCCAAAAGCAAAAAGGACGATACAAAATAGATCAGGCTCCAGTAAACATTTAGCAGTCTCTTATGTACACCGGAAACAATCTCATGAAGGAGGGATGGAAGGGAAAAGgtgtgaagaggagagaaagaagtcTATTTGATTGGTGAGTCCAAGATCTCCTCATACTCCTCCCTCTGGCGACGTCCTGCCCCACGAGAAGGAAGCAGCTTCATTGCCACCAGCCAGCCCACGCTCAGTATGACCATCACGTTCCCGACGACCTCTGGCGCAGTTGGAGCCAACGGCAGCACGGCCAGATGGAGCAGCATGGCGACTGGTATCTCCAAGCTCTGCGAGGCGGAGACCAGGGCCGGGTGAAGCCGGGTGAGGGCGTGCATCATCCCAAGGAAGGCAGCTACCGAGCAGGCAACCAGGCCCAGGACGACGCCCCAAGCTGGGGCGCTCACAGGCCAGGACCAGCCTTCCTGAAGAAGAATCAAGGAGGCCGGGGAGAGCAGGCAGCCTGTCCAGCTCACTGTGAACAAAGCTGTGCCCACTCCCACCCTCTCCTTCAGGGAGCGATACCCAACCAGCGCCAGAGCCATCCACAGCCCAGCGAGAGCCGAGAGAGACCATCCGAACGCTCCCCTCCAGAACGTGACTGGATTAACACGTGAATCCGCGTTGCTCTCATCTGCTGTGGGAAGCAAAGCAAGCCCCAAACCGCACAGTCCGGCAGCTATGGTGATCCCATCCGCCAATCCCAGCCTCTCCTCCAGAAGCAGGAAGGCCAAGATGGCTGACAGCCCTGTGGTTGCCAGGCGCCAGGTTGCTGTGCCATCTCCAGGAGAGACAAATGTTAGGGATGAGTAGGcgcagcagagggagagagagtaggCGATGCCGTAACAGAGCAGACGTATACGATAGCCGTCTGGTCCGAAAGGGTTCTCCCCTCTGTGCAATGGTACAGCCAAGGAGACGAGCTGCACGATGGAGCGAACCATGAGCAGGAACAGGGGGCCTAGGCTGAAGCGTTCAGTGGCAAGGCGAGTCAGAACTATCAAGCATCCATGAGCCAGCGCCGCACCAAGCAAGCCAACCCACGTTAGCCGTGACGCAGACACAGATGCCTCCCCAAAACTTGCCAGCTGTTCCCCGACTCCTCTCCCAGACCCCTTTGCTGCTTTTACTCCCCCATCACTCGTCTCCCCTCCTGCCGCAGCAGCCTGCGGTTTGCTGGGTGTGTCCTTATCTTTGGAGCCAAACAGAGTCAAAGGCCACCTCTTGCTCTCCGTTAGATGTTTCCTGTCTGACGTCTCCTCCAGGAAGGAGCCAAAGTCCTCAAAAGACGGAGCATCATCGTAGCCTTCGTCCCCAGGTTggggaaagtgtgtgtgcactccAGGTTGTGGGGAGAAGGGGGCTTGCGTGGCGTATTTGGCTGTGACAGTGTGAGGGTGGATCTTGACTCTCTTCTTAGAGCTGCTCAGGAGGTGAGTGGACTCCATATTGAAACCTCAGCAACAACAGACACCTGGAAGGGAAAAGAAAAGATGCTTTAAGTGTTACGCTGAATACATATTTTACACACTCTTCAGCACAATCCCCTGtctttctcctccctgtctttcTCTGGGATACTTCCAGATATCTCATATATCTTTCATATCCCAGATAATAATAGCAGTGACTCACATCTTCCCGTGTGCACGAGTCTTTGGCAGGGAATCCGTGCAGGCTTTAGCTGTCCAAACAAACACCAGGTTAATTGCTTTTCTCTGTGTGATGAAAGTTCACATTAGGTTCAAATTTGTAGAACCATGGGAGCCGTTAGGGTGAATAAGCATATTATCATTGCTACATTTAGTCTCTTTGGATACATGACCTTCAAAGGGGGGCTGGAGAATGTCGGCAATGACAGTTACATAAGTGAGTGCCTCATTTGCCTCCTGTCTCTCTGGAACTATTTTTCTGCATCTCTCAGGGAGGATAAGAAATATTGAAGTATTTGTCTCAGTTTGGATAATCTCAGTTGGTTCAAATATAAGATACAGAAGATACCCGCTCTTACAGAAGTAACAGATGTATAATATGAGTTGACTCCCTAACATCAGTCGTAAAAATCTCCCACTGCTCCTTCTTTCATTACTCCATCTTTTTATCTTTCATCACAAGATTGTGCTCTGCAGATGACTGGCTTATAACCCAAcagctctctgcagcagaacaaTCTGGTCCTGCAGGTGGCACACAGCATATACCCACTGCTGCATTTCAGGTTGTAAAACACTCAGCGGTTCACCGGTTTCTCCAGAAACGGGGGATACTTTCACATGACATAATGTTTGTTCATGCAAGGCAGCTGGAGCGCAGAGCTCAGTTATTTCCCTGGAGTGCTAAAGTATTACTCAACAGTAATTTGGCTTCCTAATGCTgcttttcattctttttcttttcttaattgTATGCAAAAGAAAACCAACTACAGTGTGGGCCAATTTATCCACAGTGGGGAGGAACAAGGACTCTATTTgctgaaaacagattttttttctctccgtttaaaataaaaaaaacctgtccACACCAGAGGTGaggtgaatatttttctgtcTGCACCAATCAGTCCATCATGTCCACCACAGAAGAACATTGTGCACTTGTGTATTAAGCTTCTTCTTGAGTGA encodes the following:
- the slc35g2a gene encoding solute carrier family 35 member G2a → MESTHLLSSSKKRVKIHPHTVTAKYATQAPFSPQPGVHTHFPQPGDEGYDDAPSFEDFGSFLEETSDRKHLTESKRWPLTLFGSKDKDTPSKPQAAAAGGETSDGGVKAAKGSGRGVGEQLASFGEASVSASRLTWVGLLGAALAHGCLIVLTRLATERFSLGPLFLLMVRSIVQLVSLAVPLHRGENPFGPDGYRIRLLCYGIAYSLSLCCAYSSLTFVSPGDGTATWRLATTGLSAILAFLLLEERLGLADGITIAAGLCGLGLALLPTADESNADSRVNPVTFWRGAFGWSLSALAGLWMALALVGYRSLKERVGVGTALFTVSWTGCLLSPASLILLQEGWSWPVSAPAWGVVLGLVACSVAAFLGMMHALTRLHPALVSASQSLEIPVAMLLHLAVLPLAPTAPEVVGNVMVILSVGWLVAMKLLPSRGAGRRQREEYEEILDSPIK